A genome region from Schistocerca nitens isolate TAMUIC-IGC-003100 chromosome 4, iqSchNite1.1, whole genome shotgun sequence includes the following:
- the LOC126253331 gene encoding ATP-dependent RNA helicase glh-2-like isoform X2: protein MRTLLVLAAVFAVACALPRRPNGRPGNAGINSGVPGNGGFVSGFPVNGGLSQALPGSGFGQGYPSFGAGFPSSGFGQQYPSSNGFGQQYPGNNGFVQPFPGNSGFGQQLPGNGGFGGRFPGNGFQDIGFNRPLRNSGERDDSNSSESRERD, encoded by the exons ATGAGGACTCTTCTG GTCCTGGCCGCGGTATTTGCAGTCGCTTGTGCACTCCCTCGCCGACCAAATGGTCGTCCGGGGAATGCTGGTATCAACTCCGGGGTTCCTGGAAATGGTGGCTTCGTCTCTGGATTTCCTGTGAATGGAGGACTGAGTCAGGCCTTGCCGGGGTCTGGTTTCGGACAGGGTTACCCAAGCTTCGGAGCTGGATTCCCGAGCAGTGGCTTCGGTCAGCAGTACCCTAGCAGCAACGGCTTCGGTCAGCAATATCCTGGTAACAACGGCTTCGTTCAGCCATTCCCTGGCAACAGTGGCTTTGGTCAGCAGCTGCCTGGCAACGGCGGCTTTGGCGGTCGGTTCCCAGGAAACGGCTTCCAAGACATTGGCTTCAACAGACCTCTCCGTAACTCCGGTGAACGAGACGACTCTAACAGTAGCGAGTCAAGAGAAAGGGATTGA